The segment CAATAAAGGGCCCTGGTGCTTTGATAAAGGATTTTTTCTTGTTATTAAGCTTTAAAAAAGAATTAATACCCGCCGTAACATAAGTTAAGGTCATTGCAATAAAGTCAAATTCAAAAGCAATGATTGCAGCAAACGAATCTTCGGTAAAGCAGGAACCGGAAACTTTATTGACGGTTTTTACTCGCTGGCTCAGCGGGATTCTTTCAGTTAAAATCTGATGACACAGAATTCTTAGTCCAGACGTTTGGAGGGCTGTACCAAGACCGTGCCCCATTACATCAGCAACATAACCGATTAATTTTTTACCACTTTTGCTGGCACTAAAATCGAAGGTATCACCACTAACATGACGATAAGGTTGGTAAAAACTGATGAGTTCAAAAAAAGGTGTGGAAATATTAGTAGGTAATAAACTTTTTTGAATTTTTCCGGCTAAAATAAAATCTTGTTGAAGTTTTTGTTCGGTTTTTTGTAGGTTTTCTTCAGCTTTTTTTCGAGCATTAATATCATCTTTTATTGCCAAATATTTTATATTTTCACCATGCTCATTTTTAATGGCGGAAATAGAAGTGAAGTCCCAGAATAGCTCACCGTTTTTTTTGATATTATGAAACTCCCCTTGCCAATTTTTACCTGAGGATATTTTTTTCCATAATTCTTGATAAATAAAGTCCGGCAATTCACCGGACTTTAATATACGAGGATTCCGCCCTAAAACTTCTTCTTTGGAATAGCCTGTTAGTTGGCAGAATTTTTTATTGACATATTCAATAGTGCCATCTAAATCAGTTATGACAATAGCATTTGAACTTTGCTCTACGGCATGCAGTAAGTAAGAAATTTTTTCGGTAAGAGGTATTTTGGTTGTTGGAAGGTTTGTTTGAAAAATATTACAATCCATTATTATCCCCTAATTAAAAGCAAGAGCTTTATTGTATTTCAAAAACTTTTGTTAAGCGAGTTAACTCGAATAACTCTTTAACTAGTCCATTAATACCTTTGATAATAAGTTTGCCACGATTTTGTAATGTGCGCTTATTAATGGCTACTAATACTCCTAAGCCTGAGCTATCAATGTAATCAACTTTTTCTAAATCTAAGAGAAAATTATTGTGACCTTGTTCAATATGGCTTAATAAATTTTCTCGTAATTTAGCAGCATCTTCTACATAAATGCTACCGGATAGTTTTACGATTACTTGGCTACCGTTATTGGTATATTCACTGTGCATGTTATCGCCTCCAATTAAATTTTAAACCTTTCAACAACGCTACGCAACTCTTGTGCCATCGCACTGGTTTGTTGTGCACTGCTGGCAATGGCTTCTACTGACATTGTGGTTTCTTCAGTTGTTGCTGAAACTCTTTCAGCGTGGCTATTGACATTTTCAATACTGCTAGATAAGACATTGATTAAATTTACTATTTTATCAGAAGTAGCAACTTCATCTTTTGTAATATCGACAATTTTTTTCATATCGTTTACATTATTTTCGACGGATTTTAAAATGCGTTCTAAGGCTTGTCCTGATTTTTGGACAGCCTCTACGCCATTATCGGCTTCGATTGCACTTAAATTAGTAGAACTTACTGCGATGGAAGTTGTTTCGGAAATTTTCTTTACTAGCTCGCTAACTCTTTCTGCTTCCACGCTAGAATGTTCAGCTAGTTTTCTGACTTCTTCCGCTACTACGGCAAAACCTCGTCCGGCATCACCGGCACGAGCTGCTTCAATCGCTGCATTTAAGGCTAATAAATTAGTTTGTTTGGCAATGCCGGTGATGGTGTCGGTGATTAACCCGATTTGCTCAGAATATTTACTAAGTGTTGAGATGGCAGCTTCGGTTTGTCCGGCTTGTTTTTTTATATTGTCCATTGAAAGAACTGTTTCTTTAACTGTTGTTTGGCCTTCAAACGCAATTTTTTGGGTTTCATTCGAGTCTTTTGCAGCTGTTTCAGCGTTTGTTTTGGCAATTTGAATTAAAGAAGATAATTCCAGTAAAACTTCTGAACATTCAATTGTTTTTTCGTTTCCTTGTTCAGCTTCAGTTGCAACTTGAGTAATGTTATTAGCAACT is part of the Negativicutes bacterium genome and harbors:
- a CDS encoding STAS domain-containing protein: MHSEYTNNGSQVIVKLSGSIYVEDAAKLRENLLSHIEQGHNNFLLDLEKVDYIDSSGLGVLVAINKRTLQNRGKLIIKGINGLVKELFELTRLTKVFEIQ
- a CDS encoding PAS domain S-box protein codes for the protein MDCNIFQTNLPTTKIPLTEKISYLLHAVEQSSNAIVITDLDGTIEYVNKKFCQLTGYSKEEVLGRNPRILKSGELPDFIYQELWKKISSGKNWQGEFHNIKKNGELFWDFTSISAIKNEHGENIKYLAIKDDINARKKAEENLQKTEQKLQQDFILAGKIQKSLLPTNISTPFFELISFYQPYRHVSGDTFDFSASKSGKKLIGYVADVMGHGLGTALQTSGLRILCHQILTERIPLSQRVKTVNKVSGSCFTEDSFAAIIAFEFDFIAMTLTYVTAGINSFLKLNNKKKSFIKAPGPFI